DNA sequence from the Ruminococcus albus 7 = DSM 20455 genome:
CTTGACGATAAAACTGCAGATGTCTTTGCAAAGCTGAATTTCTCGCAGACCGCAGGAAGGCTCAGTGAACAGGGCTGTGAAGTAGTTTCGATGACAGAAAAGGACGAGAGCCTTGAAAGTTTCTATATATCTCTGGTTGGAGGCGAGGAGAAGTGACGAGTCTGATAGTTATGGGGTTAAGCAGAATGTTCAGGTCGCTGGTATTCAAAATAGGCATGGGCTTAATGGTCATATACCCACTGTTCATAGTACTTGTCTCATTAAAGAACAGGACTCCCGACTCAGAACCCCTCAACGGCGTATATAATTCGGGACTGGTATTTATAGGACTTCTGATAGGGGCTTTCGTGTCGGTGCTGATAGGTCAGGATTATATTGAAAAGACCATAAACAATAAAATAATGGCAGGGCATTCGAGAACGGCAATATATCTTTCGGACTTCATCGTCGCATTTATCGGTGCTGTCATCATGCAGCTGGGCTGTATGGCTGCCGCATCAGCCGTGGCGATACCTCTGTATGGTATGTATTCCACACCACTCAGCGAGATACTGCGTATGCAGCCGATAATACTGTGCATTATAGCTGTGTATACTGCGCTGGCGCTTTTCGTGACCACGATAGTTAATTCAAAATCCTACGCGGTGGCAGCTTCGATGTTCCTGACCATGGCAGTGTTCGCGGCAGGTATGATGTCATATCAGGTGATAACAGAAGACAAGGCGGAAAAAGCACTTGCGGCAGAACAAGGCAAAGTCATCGAAATGACAAAAGATGATACACTTGCATTGAAGATATTCGGCGTGATATACGATACCGACCCACAGAGTCAGGTGTGCATCCTGTCTGAGGACAGATATCCCGAAAACGGGACAAAAATGATAATTACAGATATAGCGGCTATAGCAGTGATAACATCGGCAGGTCTGCTTAATTTCTGCCGTAAGGACATAAAGTGAGGAAAGTGCGATGACAGAACTTTTCAGGTCATATTGTGCCAGGATGTTCAGGCATAAATTATATATATTCGGTCTGGCGGCGGCATTTTTCATAACATACTATATCTCGGCAAACGGTGCTGAGATTCTTCCGCTGCACAATATCCATAATGATTTTGAATGTGCCAAGCTGGCAAGTCTTGGCATACCTGCGTTTTTCTCGCTGTTTACGGCGATATTTCTCGGCGCTGAATACTTTGGCGGGGCTATCCGCAACAAATTGATATGCGGCAAAACAAGGCATGAGATATACTATGCATCTTTCGGTGCGGTGGCGCTGGGAATGCTTATAATGACAGCAGTTTGGGCAACAGCAGCACTGCTGGGGGCACATATTCTTCCTGATGCAGGGGAGATCGCTTTGTGCATCGTCAGGAT
Encoded proteins:
- a CDS encoding ABC transporter permease subunit, which gives rise to MTSLIVMGLSRMFRSLVFKIGMGLMVIYPLFIVLVSLKNRTPDSEPLNGVYNSGLVFIGLLIGAFVSVLIGQDYIEKTINNKIMAGHSRTAIYLSDFIVAFIGAVIMQLGCMAAASAVAIPLYGMYSTPLSEILRMQPIILCIIAVYTALALFVTTIVNSKSYAVAASMFLTMAVFAAGMMSYQVITEDKAEKALAAEQGKVIEMTKDDTLALKIFGVIYDTDPQSQVCILSEDRYPENGTKMIITDIAAIAVITSAGLLNFCRKDIK
- a CDS encoding membrane protein, whose product is MTELFRSYCARMFRHKLYIFGLAAAFFITYYISANGAEILPLHNIHNDFECAKLASLGIPAFFSLFTAIFLGAEYFGGAIRNKLICGKTRHEIYYASFGAVALGMLIMTAVWATAALLGAHILPDAGEIALCIVRMIFYNMANLSLLVLISMNIDKEGLVTAIGITSFQASFMAAILMQAIMGITGDGTSAVLRALINVIPYGQWLSVSLIGDQSIALPAPVQIVISAVSVVVITYAGLRLMEKKDIR